A portion of the Candidatus Cloacimonas sp. genome contains these proteins:
- a CDS encoding putative zinc-binding protein — protein MENKNTCNCSCKCNTGEGNSKCVTNLTETKVYACGGASNVGMISLELAKTLHLENQYKMGCASGIAAGEFEVENTIQQEGNQDLVIDGCPISCVQKIFEQKGIKGFKHFIVTEYGISKEATFEFEPTLVKQLIAKIKQ, from the coding sequence GTTCCTGTAAATGTAATACAGGAGAGGGAAATAGCAAATGCGTAACTAATTTAACGGAAACCAAAGTTTACGCTTGCGGGGGTGCCAGTAATGTAGGTATGATATCTTTAGAACTTGCGAAGACATTGCATCTGGAAAATCAATATAAAATGGGTTGTGCATCCGGAATTGCAGCAGGAGAATTTGAAGTGGAAAATACAATTCAACAGGAAGGTAATCAGGATTTGGTGATTGATGGTTGTCCGATTTCGTGTGTGCAAAAAATCTTTGAGCAAAAAGGAATAAAGGGTTTTAAACATTTTATTGTAACGGAATATGGCATTAGCAAAGAAGCTACATTTGAGTTTGAACCCACTTTAGTTAAGCAATTGATAGCTAAAATAAAACAATAA
- the rsmI gene encoding 16S rRNA (cytidine(1402)-2'-O)-methyltransferase, producing the protein MPLGNIYLIPVPIGNLGDITLRALELLKKAELIACEDTRVTTFLLKQYEIPIPKLISFHKFNEKQREAYLLQYLESGKDLMIVSDAGSPAISDPAEKIVQVAIDKGIKVFALPGASALLPAISVSGFSTKQFQFVGFLAQQAKKRREKLQEIAQYPYPTIIYEAPQRLLSLLTELLQHCGNRKICICREISKLYEEHIYSTLEEIIRNPDFTLKGEFCLVLEGRNLEQNKPFPIDEAKIEEYTLQFLRAGLKTKEISKAIALSFSLEPKQAYQFVLKAKKKLKK; encoded by the coding sequence ATGCCTTTAGGAAATATCTACTTAATTCCCGTTCCAATTGGAAATTTAGGAGATATTACTTTACGAGCGTTGGAACTGCTAAAAAAGGCAGAACTAATTGCTTGTGAAGATACCAGGGTAACTACTTTTCTTCTGAAACAATATGAAATCCCAATTCCGAAACTGATAAGTTTTCATAAATTCAACGAAAAACAGCGGGAAGCATATCTGCTTCAATATTTGGAAAGCGGAAAAGACCTAATGATTGTTTCGGATGCAGGCAGTCCAGCAATCAGCGATCCCGCCGAAAAAATTGTTCAAGTCGCCATCGATAAAGGCATAAAGGTTTTTGCTTTGCCAGGCGCAAGTGCCCTTTTACCAGCGATTAGCGTTTCGGGTTTCTCTACTAAACAGTTTCAATTTGTCGGTTTTTTAGCACAGCAAGCCAAAAAAAGGCGAGAAAAATTACAAGAAATAGCACAATATCCTTATCCCACAATTATTTATGAAGCTCCTCAGCGTTTGCTAAGTTTATTAACAGAATTGCTGCAGCATTGTGGAAACAGGAAAATTTGCATTTGCAGAGAAATAAGCAAACTATACGAAGAGCATATCTATTCTACTTTAGAAGAAATAATCCGAAATCCCGATTTTACTCTGAAAGGGGAATTTTGTTTGGTTTTGGAAGGCAGAAATTTAGAGCAAAATAAACCTTTCCCAATAGATGAAGCTAAAATTGAAGAATACACCTTACAATTTTTAAGGGCGGGACTAAAAACCAAAGAAATAAGCAAAGCCATTGCTCTAAGTTTTTC
- the kbl gene encoding glycine C-acetyltransferase — protein MAYGKIKTDLQKLFAELKEQGLYKDERILTTPQDAKIGVEGGKEALNFCANNYLGLGNNPEVIKAAQDIMNDWGYGCNSVRFICGTQAIHKKLEAEMSKFLGMEDTILYAACFDANGGLFEPLLGEDSAIISDELNHASIIDGVRLCKAKRLRYKHSNMEELENALKESQDSTYRLICSDGVFSMDGDIAKLNEICDLADKYDAMVMVDDSHATGYIGKSGRGTPEYYGVTDRVDIITTTFGKALGGANGGCTSGRKEIIELLRQRSRPYLFSNTLAPSIIGATLKVIDMLSHSSELRDKVWENATYFRQEMVAAGFDIVPGNTAIVPIMLYDAPLAIKMADMLLQEGVYVIGFVYPVVPKGKARIRVQLSAAHTKDDLDFTIAAFNKIGKELGLI, from the coding sequence ATGGCTTACGGTAAGATCAAGACAGACCTGCAAAAGCTTTTTGCCGAGCTTAAAGAACAGGGACTTTACAAAGATGAGCGTATTTTAACTACGCCTCAGGATGCTAAAATTGGTGTTGAGGGTGGCAAAGAAGCATTGAATTTCTGTGCCAACAACTATCTTGGATTAGGAAATAATCCTGAAGTTATCAAAGCAGCTCAGGATATTATGAACGATTGGGGTTACGGATGTAATTCTGTTCGTTTTATTTGTGGCACACAAGCAATTCATAAAAAGCTGGAAGCTGAAATGTCCAAATTTTTGGGTATGGAAGACACAATTCTTTATGCTGCCTGTTTTGATGCCAACGGAGGCCTATTTGAACCCCTTTTGGGTGAGGATAGCGCCATTATTTCAGACGAACTAAATCATGCTTCCATCATTGATGGCGTCCGTCTTTGCAAGGCAAAAAGATTGCGTTATAAACATAGCAATATGGAAGAACTGGAAAATGCCCTCAAGGAAAGTCAAGATAGCACCTATCGTTTAATTTGTTCTGATGGCGTATTCAGTATGGATGGCGATATTGCCAAGCTAAATGAAATCTGTGATCTTGCCGATAAATATGACGCAATGGTTATGGTAGATGATTCTCATGCAACAGGTTACATCGGAAAATCCGGCAGAGGAACTCCCGAATATTATGGAGTGACAGACAGAGTAGATATTATTACCACTACTTTTGGCAAAGCATTAGGCGGAGCCAATGGCGGTTGCACTTCCGGACGCAAAGAAATAATTGAATTATTGCGTCAACGAAGCCGTCCATATTTATTCTCTAACACATTGGCACCTTCAATCATTGGCGCCACTTTAAAAGTAATTGATATGCTATCACATTCCAGTGAACTGAGAGATAAAGTATGGGAAAATGCCACCTATTTTAGACAAGAAATGGTGGCTGCCGGTTTTGACATAGTTCCAGGTAACACGGCAATTGTTCCAATTATGCTTTATGATGCACCTTTAGCCATTAAGATGGCTGATATGCTTTTGCAAGAAGGTGTGTATGTAATTGGTTTTGTTTATCCTGTTGTTCCGAAAGGTAAAGCCAGAATTAGAGTTCAACTCTCTGCAGCTCATACCAAGGATGATTTGGATTTCACTATTGCCGCATTCAATAAAATTGGCAAAGAACTGGGTTTAATTTAA